In a single window of the Stigmatopora nigra isolate UIUO_SnigA chromosome 7, RoL_Snig_1.1, whole genome shotgun sequence genome:
- the LOC144199118 gene encoding retinoic acid receptor RXR-beta-A-like isoform X3, translating into MSSQQPNSSAPNSPTNVIGSPFSINSPMVSPSLGFGPISHSQLSASGAMSGMHSISSSEDIKPPFGLRPMSAHSPGIMLSQKRLCVICGDRSSGKHYGVYSCEGCKGFFKRTVRKDLSYTCRDNKECLVDKRQRNRCQYCRYQKCLAMGMKREAVQEERQRNREREGELEFSMGINEEMPVEKILEAETAVEQKTELHSDAGSAGNSPHDAVTNICQTADKQLFALVEWAKRIPHFCELPLDDQVILLRAGWNELLIASFSHRSIALKDGVLLTSELQREGALSAGVGAIFDRESVQSAEVGAIFDRVLTELVNKMRDMQMDKTELGCLRAIVLFNPDAKGLSNTGEVELLREKVYASLEAYCKHKYPEQQGRFAKLLLRLPALRSIGLKCLEHLFFFKLIGDTPIDTFLMEMLEAPHQVA; encoded by the exons ATGTCTTCCCAGCAACCCAATAGCTCGGCTCCCAACAGCCCCACCAATGTCATTGGATCTCCTTTCTCGATCAACTCGCCAATGGTATCACCCTCTCTGGGATTTGGACCCATCAGCCACAGCCAG CTCTCCGCTTCGGGCGCCATGTCAGGGATGCATTCAATCAGTAGCTCTGAGGACATCAAGCCTCCATTTGGCCTGAGGCCCATGTCCGCGCACAGTCCTGGGATCATGTTGTCTCAGAAGCGCCTGTGCGTCATTTGTGGAGACCGCTCGTCCG GGAAGCACTATGGCGTGTATAGCTGCGAGGGCTGCAAAGGTTTTTTCAAGAGGACCGTCCGCAAAgacttgagctacacgtgcagGGACAACAAAGAGTGTCTGGTGGACAAACGCCAGCGCAACCGCTGCCAGTACTGCCGCTACCAGAAGTGCTTGGCCATGGGCATGAAGAGGGAAG CGGTACAGGAGGAGCGTCAGAGAAACCGCGAGCGTGAAGGCGAGCTGGAGTTCAGCATGGGTATTAATGAGGAGATGCCAGTGGAGAAGATCTTGGAGGCAGAAACTGCGGTGGAGCAGAAGACCGAGCTCCACTCTGATGCAGGCTCTGCGGGCAACTCT CCCCATGATGCGGTCACCAACATCTGCCAGACTGCAGACAAGCAGCTGTTTGCCCTGGTGGAGTGGGCCAAGAGAATCCCTCACTTCTGCGAGCTCCCCCTCGATGACCAGGTCATCCTTCTGCGTGCAG GTTGGAACGAACTCCTGATCGCCTCCTTCTCTCACCGCTCCATCGCCCTGAAGGATGGGGTCCTGCTCACTTCAGAGCTACAGCGAGAGGGCGCTCTCAGTGCCGGGGTTGGAGCTATCTTTGACAG GGAGAGTGTGCAGAGTGCGGAGGTTGGTGCCATATTTGACAG GGTTCTCACCGAACTCGTCAACAAAATGAGAGATATGCAAATGGACAAGACGGAGCTGGGTTGCCTTCGCGCCATTGTCCTTTTCAACCCAG ATGCTAAAGGTCTGTCCAACACGGGGGAGGTGGAGCTGCTCCGAGAGAAGGTTTATGCATCGCTGGAGGCTTACTGCAAACACAAGTACCCCGAGCAGCAGGGCAG ATTTGCCAAGCTGCTCCTCCGTCTGCCCGCGCTGCGTTCCATCGGCCTCAAGTGCTTGGAGCACCTGTTCTTCTTCAAGCTGATCGGCGACACGCCCATTGACACTTTCCTCATGGAGATGCTTGAAGCTCCTCATCAGGTGGCCTAG
- the LOC144199118 gene encoding retinoic acid receptor RXR-beta-A-like isoform X2, producing the protein MSSQQPNSSAPNSPTNVIGSPFSINSPMVSPSLGFGPISHSQLSASGAMSGMHSISSSEDIKPPFGLRPMSAHSPGIMLSQKRLCVICGDRSSGKHYGVYSCEGCKGFFKRTVRKDLSYTCRDNKECLVDKRQRNRCQYCRYQKCLAMGMKREAVQEERQRNREREGELEFSMGINEEMPVEKILEAETAVEQKTELHSDAGSAGNSPHDAVTNICQTADKQLFALVEWAKRIPHFCELPLDDQVILLRAGWNELLIASFSHRSIALKDGVLLTSELQREGALSAGVGAIFDRESVQSAEVGAIFDRVLTELVNKMRDMQMDKTELGCLRAIVLFNPDAKGLSNTGEVELLREKVYASLEAYCKHKYPEQQGRFAKLLLRLPALRSIGLKCLEHLFFFKLIGDTPIDTFLMEMLEAPHQCCTHFALVRPNKPAGCYASKEVFPAPFTG; encoded by the exons ATGTCTTCCCAGCAACCCAATAGCTCGGCTCCCAACAGCCCCACCAATGTCATTGGATCTCCTTTCTCGATCAACTCGCCAATGGTATCACCCTCTCTGGGATTTGGACCCATCAGCCACAGCCAG CTCTCCGCTTCGGGCGCCATGTCAGGGATGCATTCAATCAGTAGCTCTGAGGACATCAAGCCTCCATTTGGCCTGAGGCCCATGTCCGCGCACAGTCCTGGGATCATGTTGTCTCAGAAGCGCCTGTGCGTCATTTGTGGAGACCGCTCGTCCG GGAAGCACTATGGCGTGTATAGCTGCGAGGGCTGCAAAGGTTTTTTCAAGAGGACCGTCCGCAAAgacttgagctacacgtgcagGGACAACAAAGAGTGTCTGGTGGACAAACGCCAGCGCAACCGCTGCCAGTACTGCCGCTACCAGAAGTGCTTGGCCATGGGCATGAAGAGGGAAG CGGTACAGGAGGAGCGTCAGAGAAACCGCGAGCGTGAAGGCGAGCTGGAGTTCAGCATGGGTATTAATGAGGAGATGCCAGTGGAGAAGATCTTGGAGGCAGAAACTGCGGTGGAGCAGAAGACCGAGCTCCACTCTGATGCAGGCTCTGCGGGCAACTCT CCCCATGATGCGGTCACCAACATCTGCCAGACTGCAGACAAGCAGCTGTTTGCCCTGGTGGAGTGGGCCAAGAGAATCCCTCACTTCTGCGAGCTCCCCCTCGATGACCAGGTCATCCTTCTGCGTGCAG GTTGGAACGAACTCCTGATCGCCTCCTTCTCTCACCGCTCCATCGCCCTGAAGGATGGGGTCCTGCTCACTTCAGAGCTACAGCGAGAGGGCGCTCTCAGTGCCGGGGTTGGAGCTATCTTTGACAG GGAGAGTGTGCAGAGTGCGGAGGTTGGTGCCATATTTGACAG GGTTCTCACCGAACTCGTCAACAAAATGAGAGATATGCAAATGGACAAGACGGAGCTGGGTTGCCTTCGCGCCATTGTCCTTTTCAACCCAG ATGCTAAAGGTCTGTCCAACACGGGGGAGGTGGAGCTGCTCCGAGAGAAGGTTTATGCATCGCTGGAGGCTTACTGCAAACACAAGTACCCCGAGCAGCAGGGCAG ATTTGCCAAGCTGCTCCTCCGTCTGCCCGCGCTGCGTTCCATCGGCCTCAAGTGCTTGGAGCACCTGTTCTTCTTCAAGCTGATCGGCGACACGCCCATTGACACTTTCCTCATGGAGATGCTTGAAGCTCCTCATCAG tgcTGCACACATTTTGCTCTTGTTAGACCAAACAAGCCAGCTGGGTGCTACGCGTCGAAAGAAGTATTCCCCGCTCCCTTCACAGGCTAA
- the LOC144199118 gene encoding retinoic acid receptor RXR-beta-A-like isoform X1, whose translation MSSQQPNSSAPNSPTNVIGSPFSINSPMVSPSLGFGPISHSQLSASGAMSGMHSISSSEDIKPPFGLRPMSAHSPGIMLSQKRLCVICGDRSSGKHYGVYSCEGCKGFFKRTVRKDLSYTCRDNKECLVDKRQRNRCQYCRYQKCLAMGMKREVVKVVRWIKEDGKDEGWMTVQEERQRNREREGELEFSMGINEEMPVEKILEAETAVEQKTELHSDAGSAGNSPHDAVTNICQTADKQLFALVEWAKRIPHFCELPLDDQVILLRAGWNELLIASFSHRSIALKDGVLLTSELQREGALSAGVGAIFDRESVQSAEVGAIFDRVLTELVNKMRDMQMDKTELGCLRAIVLFNPDAKGLSNTGEVELLREKVYASLEAYCKHKYPEQQGRFAKLLLRLPALRSIGLKCLEHLFFFKLIGDTPIDTFLMEMLEAPHQCCTHFALVRPNKPAGCYASKEVFPAPFTG comes from the exons ATGTCTTCCCAGCAACCCAATAGCTCGGCTCCCAACAGCCCCACCAATGTCATTGGATCTCCTTTCTCGATCAACTCGCCAATGGTATCACCCTCTCTGGGATTTGGACCCATCAGCCACAGCCAG CTCTCCGCTTCGGGCGCCATGTCAGGGATGCATTCAATCAGTAGCTCTGAGGACATCAAGCCTCCATTTGGCCTGAGGCCCATGTCCGCGCACAGTCCTGGGATCATGTTGTCTCAGAAGCGCCTGTGCGTCATTTGTGGAGACCGCTCGTCCG GGAAGCACTATGGCGTGTATAGCTGCGAGGGCTGCAAAGGTTTTTTCAAGAGGACCGTCCGCAAAgacttgagctacacgtgcagGGACAACAAAGAGTGTCTGGTGGACAAACGCCAGCGCAACCGCTGCCAGTACTGCCGCTACCAGAAGTGCTTGGCCATGGGCATGAAGAGGGAAG TGGTCAAAGTTGTAAGGTGGATAAAAGAAGATGGAAAAGATGAGGGTTGGATGA CGGTACAGGAGGAGCGTCAGAGAAACCGCGAGCGTGAAGGCGAGCTGGAGTTCAGCATGGGTATTAATGAGGAGATGCCAGTGGAGAAGATCTTGGAGGCAGAAACTGCGGTGGAGCAGAAGACCGAGCTCCACTCTGATGCAGGCTCTGCGGGCAACTCT CCCCATGATGCGGTCACCAACATCTGCCAGACTGCAGACAAGCAGCTGTTTGCCCTGGTGGAGTGGGCCAAGAGAATCCCTCACTTCTGCGAGCTCCCCCTCGATGACCAGGTCATCCTTCTGCGTGCAG GTTGGAACGAACTCCTGATCGCCTCCTTCTCTCACCGCTCCATCGCCCTGAAGGATGGGGTCCTGCTCACTTCAGAGCTACAGCGAGAGGGCGCTCTCAGTGCCGGGGTTGGAGCTATCTTTGACAG GGAGAGTGTGCAGAGTGCGGAGGTTGGTGCCATATTTGACAG GGTTCTCACCGAACTCGTCAACAAAATGAGAGATATGCAAATGGACAAGACGGAGCTGGGTTGCCTTCGCGCCATTGTCCTTTTCAACCCAG ATGCTAAAGGTCTGTCCAACACGGGGGAGGTGGAGCTGCTCCGAGAGAAGGTTTATGCATCGCTGGAGGCTTACTGCAAACACAAGTACCCCGAGCAGCAGGGCAG ATTTGCCAAGCTGCTCCTCCGTCTGCCCGCGCTGCGTTCCATCGGCCTCAAGTGCTTGGAGCACCTGTTCTTCTTCAAGCTGATCGGCGACACGCCCATTGACACTTTCCTCATGGAGATGCTTGAAGCTCCTCATCAG tgcTGCACACATTTTGCTCTTGTTAGACCAAACAAGCCAGCTGGGTGCTACGCGTCGAAAGAAGTATTCCCCGCTCCCTTCACAGGCTAA